One window of the Labeo rohita strain BAU-BD-2019 unplaced genomic scaffold, IGBB_LRoh.1.0 scaffold_2474, whole genome shotgun sequence genome contains the following:
- the LOC127159738 gene encoding F-box only protein 6-like: protein MKRNLCGSTPTSECTKVSNKCPKKMDQNTRMDQSESSRVASRNFETSSDACSGQQSAIPLPMVEEILMNLPAHQVVQVCRLVCHEWKELVDSAAHWRERCKREEIQPYDASRVPEDWRLFYLQSKYRRNLLKNPKADDGLQEWEFVHNTGDHWVTGEIGKPFPDNTVTKCFVASSVYQKEQLIDLKKEGYSDAFMDQLQPHIKISDWYTPDSKYSRYKLYVRLLDQERKAISTFNPYKVILHRNDYPWCQ from the exons ATGAAGCGTAATTTATGTGGATCCACGCCTACCTCAGAATGCACAAAAGTGTCGAACAAATGTCCGAAGAAAATGGATCAGAATACAAGAATGGATCAGTCAGAGAGCAGTCGAGTTGCTTCAAGAAACTTTGAAACCAGCTCAGACGCA TGTTCAGGTCAGCAGTCAGCTATTCCTCTGCCTATGGTTGAGGAGATTTTGATGAACCTGCCTGCGCATCAGGTGGTCCAGGTCTGTCGGTTGGTGTGTCATGAGTGGAAGGAGCTGGTGGACAGTGCTGCACACTGGAGAGAGCGCTGCAAGAGAGAGGAGATCCAGCCGTATGATGCTTCCAGAGTCCCAGAGGACTGGCGCCTGTTTTACTTGCAGTCTAAATATAGAAGAAACCTGCTCAAGAATCCCAAAGCTGATG ATGGACTTCAAGAATGGGAGTTTGTACATAACACAGGGGACCACTGGGTGACAGGAGAAATTGGAAAGCCATTTCCAGACAACACAGTTACCAAATGCTTTGTAGCATCTAG TGTATATCAAAAGGAGCAGCTGATTGATTTGAAGAAAGAAGGTTACAGTGATGCTTTCATGGATCAACTGCAACCTCATATTAAAATATCAGACTG GTATACCCCAGACTCTAAGTATAGTCGGTATAAGTTGTATGTACGGTTGCTTGATCAGGAGAGGAAAGCCATCAGTACCTTTAATCCTTATAAAGTTATCTTGCATCGGAACGATTACCCATGGTGTCAG